The following DNA comes from Vigna radiata var. radiata cultivar VC1973A unplaced genomic scaffold, Vradiata_ver6 scaffold_478, whole genome shotgun sequence.
AATTATCATTGTCATAGGTACACTTTGATTGGTACCTTCGATCCGTTGAGCGTCACAATCCCATCATCCGTAGGGCATTCAATATGGATGCGGTGGTGAGGACTGAAGAAGCACCTGAAAAAGGTGAAAATAGTTGTGAATCTGCACGTGCTGCAAGATtggaaaaagttagaaaaaacaagaaaataaaaagtcttaaagatgaaattgttgttATAAGGAAGGCGTTAAGTGAACGAAGAAAGACTGGAAATTTTCACCAAAATATTCCCGTTGACGAAGCTGGTGTTAATGTTGTGGGTGAGGGGAATGAAGGAGGTGTCCAAGAAGCAGTTGTTGATGATATAGTTGCAGACGAAGCAGATGCTGATGAAGTAGCTTTTGGTGAAACAGCTGGAGATGAAGATGGTGTCCATGAAGAAGAAACAGCTGCAGCACCTGTTGATGAAGCAGCTGCAACTGTAGCAGCTGTTCATGAAGCAACTGTAGATGAGCAACCTGTTCATGAAGCAGTTGCAGACGAACAAGTTGTTGACGAAGCTATTGCAGATGaagatgttgttgatgaattacGCCCACAGGATCCACCAGCTTTCGTTGACATTGGTGGTGATGACGAAGATGATCAGTTAATTCCACATGTACAATCGTTGCTTGTAGAGCCTTTGACTACTATTCTTGGTGATCTAACCACAAGGGTTGATTTGGAGAAGTTGTACCACTTTATGGCTCGAAAAGACATTGTAGTAAGgtaacataatattaaattatttttgttattagtgTAGAATGATATTTGGTACATGatataatattgttaatttttcagCTATGTTTGTGAAATAATGGGTCAACTATTGACAACGAGGGACTGTAGCTCCTTAGGGCCTCGAGAATGTGTTGACAACAtggtaaatatattattgacttTTGCAAGTTGATATTAAAGTTGTATCAGTTGATGTTAAAgttgtttattgttttgtaggttttaatttttgcaGCAACCATGTTTATGTACTTTGAAAAAAGGTCAACTGGAGTCATAAAAAGGATGATTTTCAGTCCAATGTTTGCGGTAAAAactaacattatatattatttttatttttggtatgtTATAATGTTAAATAGACAATGTTGTTTATTGATTaagtttgttgttttatttaagaCCCACTTTCTAATTGACAATAAGAGGCGAGTTGCCAATAGACATGTGTGGCAACTTATAGATTACCAGCCTTATTTTCGACACGATCTAGTAAGAGTTCAAGATTTATTATCGGCTGATTGGGTGAGTACGTTGTTGTTATTCATGAGTTGATAGTTTCTTTAGTTAGTAGTTTTATTTTGACATATCTGAAATGTTATTTAGGTATTCATCCCAGTTGTAAGCAATAATCACTGGTGGTGCTATGCACTGAAGGTCTGCACCATGAAGTTTTTTGTTATTGACTCATTGGATAAGGGAATCAGAGGACGTGGTGGGATTGACCGAAGCATTGTATGTTTTACTGTTGATGTTCAGTTGTCATTGATgaatttgttgttattttgactattttttccttatttatgaACAATACAGGCTAAAATTATTCAACGGTTTTGGGGTTTGCTGACTAATACATATGAAGATTCCAAGATTGCTTTCAATGTTGAGCAAGCCAAGATCCCAGTGCAACCTAACACGTGAGCCTATATTaggtttaatttaaatttgaacatgttttgattaagaaaaaattatcttgCTTAATTTGATTGTGTACAGATACGACTTTGGAGTAATCATGATGAAAGCCTTGGAAATATGGGATGAAGAGGACAAATATGATGGCAAAAGCATGCCTGACTATAGTAATGTATGTTGACTGatgaatttctaaatttaagtctatattataacaatttgGCCTAAAGTAATATTAATGTTCATTGTAGGAGGAATTGACTGCCTTTAGAATGAGGTACATATGTGACTGGATTCTAGATGCTGAAAACTTGCAAAGATTGGGAGTTTTGCAGCACTTTGGATTAGTATaggaaattacaaatatatttcgGTTTACATTGTAATTAGCAACGGATTGAATACACAATGTAATGATGTACAGTCTtgcaaatttttatattggctatatttacaaatttgtacaaatttatAGGAAATGAATACACATTCTTAGTATTGATTTTACGTATTTAATATTGAAGCACATTTGTTCAAGTGTTGTGTGATTTCCACTAGCAATTAgcctgtgtaatcgcttacaaacaggctgtaagcgattaccaggggAGAGAgaacatgaatttgaaaatgaaatccCTAGGAGTGAGAAAACAGTGTTATGGAGAGAGGATAAAGTGCCAAAACGAAGGAGAAGCACTTTCGGAATCCAATCCTGAACCCTATACAAAtcagatttttaaattaaaaataacattaaaaatagaCCAATTAAAAAGAACCACAAACTTCAAACTTCAAACAAACTCcagattgaagaaaaacaaagaaagaaccACAAACTTCAAACAAACCTTCCACAGAGACCGGTTAAAGCAGACCACAAACTCCACACAAAAAAGAACTCCAGATTGAAGCACAGGGGCGACAACAAGTTAACGAAACAAACacacaaattaaaatcaaaaccatAAAGAtggaagagggagaagagaGTGCGCGATGGAGAGAGAacgaaattttcaaaatgaaatccgTAGGAGTGAGAAGCAACTCTTCTGGACAGAGGATGGACTGGAAAAATGAACCAGGGGCAGTTTTGGAAACTGCAAGTGAACCCATccaattcaaattttcatattaaaaaattaaattcaaattcaaccaATTACAACGCgacacgtggcgttgtcaaaaACGCGTTGTTAGAATATCGCGATCCATTTTATTAATACAATGCTCCTCGGGGGGTTTAAGAAAGAACAACATGAACTTTACGTTGCTTCAGTAAAATAGCAAAAAGGTAGGATAGAGTGCAAATTTGCAAGCTTTAGAGCAAACAAGGcgcagagagaaagagagtgatctatgatt
Coding sequences within:
- the LOC106754791 gene encoding uncharacterized protein LOC106754791 — translated: MNDGIPTRSSKEEDCDDGEDATTARAFQPCAQRATEEESFFLVSRWLWRLLSSLARAAGSGYDGERKIEGLKLLYKAYVSYSFCGGRLEDSKNISRIPLVNSKMESSKSKWQVRAWMDTLYIVHMNCLLQSRHVRRIAETPFKYCLGIIEPIDLNLKLLKQLVRRWVPQHQSFRVRQQLVSFDVVDVVMTLGLGVGGLDISFDESIVRKVGELFNSSKTKAKELITMFDKIVGDDDLDVDVVCRLCNKKLLTGKIADSISISGSVVVLQLWVYERLGLHSHSSCKVFPRLKRFRSLNYGTEAIDLLFRKGEVHFDWYLRSVERHNPIIRRAFNMDAVVRTEEAPEKGENSCESARAARLEKALSERRKTGNFHQNIPVDEAGVNVVGEGNEGGVQEAVVDDIVADEADADEVAFGETAGDEDGVHEEETAAAPVDEAAATVAAVHEATVDEQPVHEAVADEQVVDEAIADEDVVDELRPQDPPAFVDIGGDDEDDQLIPHVQSLLVEPLTTILGDLTTRVDLEKLYHFMARKDIVVSYVCEIMGQLLTTRDCSSLGPRECVDNMVLIFAATMFMYFEKRSTGVIKRMIFSPMFATHFLIDNKRRVANRHVWQLIDYQPYFRHDLVRVQDLLSADWVFIPVVSNNHWWCYALKVCTMKFFVIDSLDKGIRGRGGIDRSIAKIIQRFWGLLTNTYEDSKIAFNVEQAKIPVQPNTYDFGVIMMKALEIWDEEDKYDGKSMPDYSNEELTAFRMRYICDWILDAENLQRLGVLQHFGLV